One part of the Geothrix edaphica genome encodes these proteins:
- a CDS encoding RMD1 family protein → MDPGRLAPPPPLRPLDGTATELFLRAEYFLGQIDFRAFCARHPHYRVLSTNPLVLEPEAGAWVYLSRFGAVVFWNAPPAVVEAVLHDLEDLPGTGARAEGARDDLRVHLRAETDRVDFSEVWLRDLTLDKLKIISLALAQSVALDEVEGEVSLAMARFGPVVTALRDEGRLLFGQKDLLRTVGFAMAVRAAVLDTLTLFDDPPETWESEALAHLDGALFDQFDLEERLSAVNQKVAYLQDAGATVLDVLAHRKDQRLEWIIIILILVEVVLFIWKEFPLK, encoded by the coding sequence ATGGATCCGGGCCGCCTGGCGCCTCCGCCCCCCCTCCGGCCCCTGGACGGGACCGCCACCGAGCTGTTCCTCCGGGCCGAATACTTCCTGGGCCAGATCGACTTCCGGGCCTTCTGCGCCCGTCATCCCCACTACCGGGTGCTGTCCACCAATCCCCTGGTGCTCGAACCCGAGGCCGGGGCCTGGGTCTACCTTTCGCGGTTCGGGGCCGTGGTGTTCTGGAATGCCCCTCCGGCGGTCGTGGAAGCGGTGCTCCACGATCTGGAGGACCTCCCGGGAACGGGCGCCCGGGCCGAGGGCGCCCGGGACGACCTGCGGGTCCACCTGCGCGCCGAGACGGATCGCGTGGACTTCTCCGAAGTCTGGCTGCGCGACCTCACCCTGGACAAGCTGAAGATCATCTCCCTGGCTCTGGCGCAGAGCGTCGCGCTGGATGAGGTGGAGGGGGAGGTGAGCCTGGCCATGGCCCGCTTCGGCCCCGTGGTGACGGCGCTGCGCGATGAGGGGCGGCTGTTGTTCGGGCAGAAGGATCTGCTGCGGACGGTGGGTTTCGCCATGGCGGTGCGGGCGGCGGTGCTGGACACCCTCACCCTCTTCGACGATCCGCCGGAGACCTGGGAGAGCGAGGCCCTGGCCCACCTCGACGGCGCCCTCTTCGATCAGTTCGACCTGGAGGAGCGGCTGTCCGCCGTGAACCAGAAGGTGGCCTACCTCCAGGATGCCGGCGCCACGGTGCTGGACGTGCTGGCCCACCGCAAGGACCAGCGGCTGGAGTGGATCATCATCATCCTCATCCTGGTGGAGGTGGTCCTGTTCATCTGGAAGGAGTTCCCTCTGAAGTGA
- a CDS encoding DinB family protein encodes MFRRVDDFKTIWQQEAEKTLAVLAAIPDAAAHQAVDEHHRDLRRMAWHLVETILELPQNLGLRVKGPVGLGPDGFIATPPPPTMAETAAAYRAVSESLLDHISSWSNTELGRNFTLYGETWTGAFALYVLVNHQTHHRGQMTVLMRQAGLHVPSLYGPTKEGWAAFGLEAPKV; translated from the coding sequence ATGTTCCGTCGCGTGGATGACTTCAAGACCATCTGGCAGCAGGAGGCGGAGAAGACCCTGGCGGTCCTCGCGGCCATCCCCGACGCGGCGGCCCACCAGGCCGTGGATGAGCACCACCGGGACCTGCGGCGCATGGCCTGGCACCTGGTGGAGACCATCCTGGAGCTGCCCCAGAACCTGGGGCTGAGGGTGAAGGGACCTGTGGGCCTGGGGCCCGACGGCTTCATCGCCACCCCGCCGCCGCCCACCATGGCCGAGACCGCCGCCGCCTACCGTGCGGTCAGCGAGTCCCTGCTGGACCACATCAGCAGCTGGAGCAACACCGAGCTGGGGCGGAACTTCACCCTCTACGGCGAGACCTGGACCGGCGCCTTCGCGCTCTATGTCCTCGTGAACCACCAGACCCACCACCGCGGCCAGATGACCGTCCTCATGCGGCAGGCGGGCCTGCATGTCCCCAGCCTCTATGGCCCCACCAAGGAAGGCTGGGCGGCGTTCGGGCTGGAGGCGCCGAAGGTCTGA